From a single Methylosinus sp. H3A genomic region:
- a CDS encoding family 2A encapsulin nanocompartment shell protein codes for MTTEPEVRRTLSESAARQLANATKTRAQWSGITPRWLVSFLPWTPVEAGIYRLNRVKEEGALTDADVTCSPARDRDADLPETFVDYEDHPREYSMNAVTTVLDVQTRVSDLYSHPYDQIQEQVRLLTEKVKEKQESELINNAEYGLLANAHPSMKIRTRTGAPTPDDLDELIAKVWKEPAFFLAHPRAIAAFGRECTRRGVPPPTVTLFGSPFITWRGLPLVPSDKLFIDENGKTNILLLRTGEKKQGVIGLFQPGIPGEVAPSLSVRFMGINRKAIASYLISLYCSAAVLTHDALGVLEGVDVGKFHDYGDKYV; via the coding sequence ATGACCACCGAACCCGAAGTCCGGCGGACGCTGAGCGAATCTGCGGCTCGCCAGCTCGCCAATGCGACCAAGACCAGAGCGCAGTGGTCGGGCATCACGCCGCGCTGGCTCGTGTCCTTTCTGCCCTGGACGCCCGTCGAGGCCGGCATCTACCGGCTGAACCGCGTCAAGGAGGAGGGCGCCCTCACCGACGCCGACGTGACTTGCAGCCCGGCCCGCGACCGCGACGCCGATCTGCCGGAGACCTTCGTCGATTACGAGGATCATCCGCGCGAATATTCGATGAATGCGGTCACGACCGTGCTCGACGTCCAGACCCGCGTCTCCGATCTCTACAGCCATCCTTACGATCAGATCCAGGAGCAGGTCCGCCTGCTCACGGAGAAGGTCAAGGAGAAGCAGGAGAGCGAGCTCATCAACAACGCCGAATACGGCCTGCTCGCCAACGCCCATCCGTCCATGAAGATCAGGACGCGGACGGGCGCGCCGACGCCGGACGATCTCGACGAGCTCATCGCCAAGGTCTGGAAGGAGCCGGCTTTCTTCCTCGCGCATCCGCGCGCCATCGCGGCCTTCGGGCGCGAATGCACCCGTCGCGGCGTGCCGCCGCCGACGGTCACTCTGTTCGGCTCGCCCTTCATCACCTGGCGCGGCCTGCCGCTGGTGCCCAGCGACAAGCTGTTCATCGACGAGAACGGCAAGACCAATATTCTGCTGCTGCGCACGGGCGAGAAGAAGCAGGGCGTGATCGGCCTGTTCCAGCCGGGCATTCCCGGTGAGGTGGCGCCGAGCCTTTCGGTGCGCTTCATGGGCATCAACCGCAAGGCCATCGCCTCCTATCTCATCTCGCTCTATTGCTCGGCCGCCGTGCTGACGCATGACGCGCTCGGCGTGCTCGAGGGCGTCGATGTGGGCAAGTTCCACGATTACGGCGACAAATACGTCTGA
- a CDS encoding family 2A encapsulin nanocompartment cargo protein cysteine desulfurase, translated as MSSAPSNSAAFGATAPDAPSEETLTRHAAPAFPDPAMIARLANAFFQASPQASANDSPATLSPGAPIVPPTQPEPPAPSVVTSVAPYAPARPPLGPPDVPPTTIPSIAPTPNLSAPSAPVGLQPAVPPYGLSDVPQPGASAGAFDPGSPAAAAIDYSAIPNSLAQYGGAAPVQAPAPYGGYDADAVPGGVKAAPVDNLYFLRERAAPGSVPSDPSLSLVDRYDIDAAPQTTAAAPESFAYSGPSEADPHRLSDALALGTPNVALPEISGQERSFAPGAAGPAATDSLYFLDRAGAVPAAPSAAPQEPQGFAPQLAASAPASRAAFDPYAVKRDFPILQQQVHGKPLIWLDNAATTQKPQAVIDRLAHFYEYENSNIHRAAHALAARSTDAYEAAREKVRRFLKAPSIKDIIFVRGATEAINLVAQAWGRRNVQAGDEIIVSWLEHHANIVPWQQLCAEKGARLRVAPVDDRGQIILEEYEKLLNPKTRIVSVTQVSNALGTVTPVREITAMAHRHGARVLIDGAQSVSHMPVDVQSIDCDFFVFSGHKVFGPTGIGVVYGKDEVLADMPPWQGGGNMIADVTFEKTIYQGPPERFEAGTGNIADAVGLGAALDYVESIGMEVIARYEHDLLLYATEKMRIVPGLTFIGTAAEKASVLSFVLDGHRTEDVGKALDREGIAVRAGHHCAQPILRRFGLEATVRPSLAFYNTCADVDALVAALLRLQSGRAGFF; from the coding sequence ATGTCATCTGCGCCCTCCAATTCCGCGGCCTTCGGCGCAACCGCGCCGGACGCGCCCTCCGAGGAGACGCTGACGCGCCATGCGGCGCCGGCCTTTCCCGATCCGGCCATGATCGCGCGCCTCGCCAACGCTTTTTTCCAGGCCTCGCCGCAGGCTTCCGCCAATGACTCGCCGGCGACGCTCTCTCCCGGCGCGCCCATCGTGCCGCCGACGCAGCCCGAGCCGCCCGCGCCCTCCGTCGTCACCAGCGTCGCGCCCTATGCGCCCGCGCGCCCGCCCTTGGGGCCGCCAGACGTTCCGCCGACGACGATTCCCTCCATCGCGCCGACTCCCAATCTCTCGGCTCCGTCGGCGCCCGTCGGCCTGCAGCCGGCGGTTCCGCCCTATGGACTCTCGGATGTTCCGCAGCCGGGCGCCTCGGCCGGCGCTTTCGACCCCGGCAGCCCTGCCGCGGCGGCGATCGATTATTCCGCCATTCCCAATTCGCTGGCGCAATATGGCGGCGCCGCGCCCGTGCAGGCGCCGGCGCCCTATGGCGGCTATGATGCGGACGCCGTTCCGGGCGGCGTGAAGGCCGCGCCGGTCGACAATCTCTATTTCCTGCGCGAGCGCGCGGCGCCGGGCTCGGTTCCGTCCGACCCGTCGCTCTCGCTCGTCGATCGCTATGACATCGACGCCGCGCCGCAGACAACGGCGGCCGCGCCCGAGAGCTTCGCCTATTCCGGCCCCTCGGAAGCCGATCCGCATCGGCTCTCCGACGCTCTCGCGCTGGGGACGCCCAATGTCGCCCTGCCGGAAATCTCCGGCCAGGAGCGCAGCTTCGCGCCCGGCGCAGCCGGTCCCGCGGCGACGGATTCGCTCTATTTCCTCGACCGCGCCGGCGCCGTCCCCGCCGCGCCTTCGGCGGCTCCGCAAGAGCCGCAGGGTTTTGCGCCCCAGCTCGCCGCCAGCGCGCCGGCGAGCAGAGCCGCCTTCGACCCTTATGCGGTGAAGCGCGACTTCCCCATTCTGCAACAGCAGGTGCATGGCAAGCCGCTGATCTGGCTTGACAATGCGGCCACGACGCAAAAGCCGCAGGCCGTCATCGACCGTCTCGCGCATTTCTACGAATATGAGAACTCCAACATCCATCGCGCCGCCCATGCGCTGGCGGCGCGCTCGACCGACGCCTATGAGGCCGCGCGCGAAAAAGTTCGCCGCTTCCTGAAGGCGCCGTCGATCAAGGACATCATCTTCGTGCGCGGCGCGACCGAGGCGATCAATCTCGTCGCCCAGGCCTGGGGCCGCCGCAATGTGCAGGCCGGCGACGAGATCATCGTCTCTTGGTTGGAGCACCATGCCAATATCGTGCCCTGGCAGCAGCTCTGCGCCGAGAAGGGCGCGCGGTTGCGCGTCGCGCCGGTGGACGATCGCGGCCAGATCATCCTCGAGGAATATGAGAAGCTGCTGAATCCCAAGACGCGAATCGTCTCGGTGACGCAGGTCTCCAATGCGCTCGGCACGGTGACGCCGGTGCGCGAGATCACGGCGATGGCGCATCGCCATGGCGCGCGCGTGCTGATCGACGGCGCGCAATCGGTCTCGCATATGCCGGTCGACGTTCAGTCGATCGACTGCGACTTCTTCGTCTTTTCCGGCCATAAAGTCTTCGGCCCGACGGGAATCGGCGTCGTCTATGGCAAGGACGAGGTTCTCGCCGACATGCCGCCCTGGCAGGGCGGCGGCAATATGATCGCCGACGTCACCTTCGAGAAGACGATCTATCAAGGCCCGCCCGAGCGCTTCGAGGCCGGCACGGGAAACATCGCTGACGCCGTCGGCCTCGGCGCCGCGCTCGATTACGTCGAGTCGATCGGCATGGAGGTGATCGCCCGTTACGAGCACGATCTCCTCCTCTACGCCACCGAGAAGATGCGGATCGTGCCGGGCCTCACCTTCATCGGCACGGCGGCGGAGAAGGCGAGCGTGCTCTCCTTCGTGCTCGACGGCCATCGCACCGAGGATGTCGGCAAGGCGCTGGACCGCGAGGGCATAGCCGTGCGCGCCGGCCATCATTGCGCGCAGCCGATTTTGCGCCGCTTCGGCCTCGAGGCGACCGTGCGGCCGTCGCTCGCCTTCTATAATACATGCGCCGATGTCGATGCGCTGGTCGCCGCGCTCTTGCGCCTGCAGAGCGGACGCGCCGGCTTTTTCTGA
- a CDS encoding Rrf2 family transcriptional regulator, with amino-acid sequence MLTKKGKYGIKAMTYLARFEPGRTVPVQEIATTQRIPKKFLDAILCELRNLGYVSSKMGKGGGYTLARPAETISVGNIIRALDGPLAPLPCASKTRYQPCDDCVDVEKCAVRLVMQDAQRALSGVLDNCSLAHVRDLAEQVALCYEI; translated from the coding sequence GTGCTGACGAAGAAGGGCAAATACGGCATCAAAGCCATGACCTATCTGGCGCGATTCGAGCCGGGCCGCACCGTGCCGGTCCAGGAGATCGCGACCACACAGCGCATACCGAAGAAATTTCTCGATGCGATTCTCTGCGAATTGCGCAATCTCGGCTATGTGAGCTCGAAAATGGGCAAGGGCGGCGGCTATACGCTCGCCCGCCCCGCCGAGACGATCTCCGTCGGCAATATCATTCGCGCGCTCGACGGTCCGTTGGCGCCGCTCCCTTGCGCCAGCAAGACGCGCTATCAGCCCTGCGACGATTGCGTCGACGTGGAAAAATGCGCCGTGCGTCTCGTGATGCAGGATGCGCAGCGCGCGCTGTCGGGCGTCCTCGACAATTGCTCGCTCGCCCATGTGCGCGATCTCGCCGAGCAAGTCGCGCTCTGCTACGAAATTTGA